AAACTAGAGATGTAAACGAATCTAATCAAACTGAACACCTTAGTGTTCAATATTATTTAACtattttaatgaatttgaatttttgttcaaatttaaCTTGTGTATTTGCCAAACCGaatttgaacaatttttttttaaaaattgaatttgaatgttATCAAATAAAATATGTTGTTCAAATTTAGTTTGACCATTTGATGACCAATCTCAAACGAAGTCTTATCAAACTGAATTTGATTTGAGTATCGAGtaatttgattcatttttcaACTCTAAACAATACAATAGCAGGTATACTTAATAGTAATAAAAAAGAATTTACATGCATCTGGTATACAAATCTGAGTCGTTAACTTGTCAAACCCCATCTACTTTTCAAGTCGAATTTGAATTCTGTTTCTAAGCATTTAATCAACAATTTGCTAGAAGGTTAACCGTGTAAACATGTAGCGAGGAAGATGTTGGAAGCCACTCATACTACAGCAGGAGAAAACTGCATCACATACAAGATGTTAAAGCATTTATCTTTTACGAACTGTAGCATTTATCTTCATGAAGTACAATTTAATCCTACTACGAAACACAAAACTGCAAATTTATGCATTTGACAGCTGCAGATTCAGAGCAGGTTGCTGCGTAAAAGAGGAGGTCCTCTGCCACAATGGCCGGCCCAGAATGGCACTTCCATGGACAGCAAGGTAGGCGGCATTCAACCTGtttcaaaaattgaacattCTCAGCTAAAAGAACCACAGAGCACATGGACATCCAAGGAACAAAGACTACTGCAACATTGTTGCAAGGAAGTTGCAAAAGAGGGATTTACTTGTCAACGCCACGCGTAGCCAAAGGATCATATAGTTCCTCTCTTTGTTCTAAAGCAGGAGCAGCAGCTGATATTGCTGCAGGATCTTGAGAACCTTCACCCTGTAAAGAATACAACATAAACCACTTTTTCAGAAGAAAAATCAACAAGCTGTGCAAccaaatatattctaaaaacaaGATTAACAAGAAAAAATTCCCAGAAGGAATAATACGTATCTCAAGATTATGGAAATCCAGAAATCTTGGTGGTGGTCACATACTGAAGGTTTTGAGAGAGGCAAAGTGTGAAAAGATGGCACATTGGCCAATGAAGTAAATCTTTCTATTATCCTCGTAATCGTCGCCTATGCTCCAGTCACCAACAAAAGttcataggaaaagaagggAACAAACACAACAGAAGTTGCTCATGTGCAATCCGAGTCAGCATCTTTCAACTCTCCCAATCAAAGCAGTCCATCACTGCTTAAGATGGAAGAACATTGATTGAAGCTCTATTCCAATCAACGTTACCTCACCAGGTGGAGCAAGGAAGTTATAACAGCAGATTTGCGGGTTGAGTTAAAATTTTTGATGGAACTCAATCTAACTAAATTCAAGGCAAATCTATTTTAAGCTTGGCTTCCCCAAGGTAGTTCACGAACTCCCAAGCCCCAACTGCCTAACCTCTGTTGATCTTAATCAACAAAACATCGATTATGTTGTGCAGTAAATATTTGTTTCTTCATATTCGAGCTATTCATGAACTTTGGTAACATGCTAGTACATTTACCAACAACGTTATCGAGATGCAAATTTTATCCTAAATACTACTGAAACATTAGCATACATTACAGAATATCACAGCTAAATTAATCTTCAATATCACACTTGGCAGCCAGACTGTAGACAGTTTTCCCTGGATAAGTCTCAATTTGCGACTCCAAGAAGACCCCCCTCTCAAAGTCAAGTTTATGGATTTTCAGATATGTCATGCTTGAGAACTTGCCAATTCAGATTAATCCATACATAAATAGCTTAATAAAGCTTTGAGTAGAACACTATCACCCACTTCATTAGATCTTGATCTTGGATTGCCATTTAATTTTACAGATAGTGCCTGACTTCAATCATGATATCTGTAATACAACCACATACTTGATAATTCTAGTTACATAACCTGAAAATATAATGTATTTGGCAACGAATTCTACACTTTTTAGGCAATTTCTTAACTTTTCGGTAGTCTCTTGTTTTGAAAGAATTACCTTAACAAGGGAGCATAAGCAAATGAATCTACAAACAATAGATTTCTATGTGAAGGATAAACGGCCGAAATCAATGCACAACCACAATTCTTGGTGAAACAAAGTCATCCTAAAAAGACTCTAACATATTTGCAGGCAACTAAACTTGTATTCTTCTAAGTACTCAAACAGGTATGTCTGATTCTACAACCAAATCTTTTCGAGTACACAACTTCTGATCATGACACAATGTAGTTCAGTAAGTACACTTTAGAAAATATAATGTATTTGGCCACGAAGTCTAAACTTCTTAGgcaatttctttacttttcaccaGTCTCTTGCTTCGAAAGAATTACCTTAACAAGGAAGCATAAGCAAATGAATCTACAGATAATAGATTTCTGTGTGAAGGGAAAATGGAAAACAAGGTACAACCACAATTCTTCTTGAAACAAAGTCATCCTAATAAGATTCAACATATTTGAAGGCAAATAAACTTGTATTTTTCTAAGTACTCAAACAGGCATGTCTGATTCTATAACCAAATCTTCTCGAGTACACAACTTTTGATTATGACACAATGTAGTTCAGTAAGCATACTTTTTCGCCTACATCACTAGGGCTCTCACTGTCATTAATTTCTTTGATAAAATTAGACAAAAGGGATTTCTTACAGTTTAGTCTTGATGATTTCCCAGATATTTTTCCACAGGGCAAAGGAAGACGTGTAAAGGCATTTGTTTTGAGGGATGCAATAGAAATCAATGCCCCCATGGGGCACTGCAAGATCACCCTATAACTGGCTATTAAGCATGGTTAAGGTATTGAAGTTTGACAACTCCACTTAATGCACCAAACATTCATTGGTAAATGCTATCACTTGTATCGTTCCTGCAAGACAACTATATACTTTTGTACCCAATGTTTTTAAACATGAACCGGCTGATTGTCTAATTCTGGTTTTTTTCCAACCGGCCAGTTCACTGATTCTttgatttttaaattattttacaaTAATTAATATTTAATAACCAGCATAAGAAGATGTTAAGACAGAATGTTTAAGAAGAgcttatctagaaaattttcaaatagcTTGCTCAAACTAAATTTTTCACAAGAATATGCCTTAAAATCCTGTGGCACGGGGGTTAGAAAACAAGACCATGCCCATCcaccaaagaaaagaaaaaagttcaTCATAATTTCTTTAAAATTATGGAAAAGAAATTCCAGTTTCTCATATTAACAACAAAGATATGCTACTTTTCCCAAGTCTAAGTATAAATCAAAATAAACTTTATACAACCAAATCGaaaaatggggaaaaaaaagagaagaaaaatcaaGCATCTAAAAACATGCCAATCATCATCCCCACCTCATCTTCTATTGTCCaacatcatcttcatcaccACTAGTATGTCTTCTATGCTAAAAAATTATGGATATAATCTTCATCAAGTTTATCATAGTTTTCACcatttatacaaaaaaaaaaaagaaaaatagatgaGAGATTAAGAAGGGCTGCAAACAAGGGATGTTGTAGCAATGGGCTGAGTGATGAGAGGGTGGAGCAGAAGGATCTAGTCAAAAAGAGGAAACTGACGGCCAAAAGACAATAAGGGGAAGTTGATGTTTTGGAGTTGATTTGGAccgttaaatttgttttagCCCTTTGTGAGCAAATCAATATAGTCAAGTTGCACCAGTTTGTACCAGTATTGTCTGGGATTTTGCTATTTCCTCTCTGTGTACAGAACTGGACCAGTATCAAGGCCTGTTCAACCTCAGCCAGCCCAGTTTTGAAAGCACTGGTTGTGCCAGTTTGATTTTTTCTGTAAGTCAACACTATCAAGACTAAGTGCAAGCAAAGATTAAAGATGCTGTAAAACCTCAGAAAGCTTTGAACCATGAAAGAGATATCAATCATGAATTTTctaagaaaattttccagaaagttatgtcttccatttttcttttgcatttctcaCTCTTTTGCCCCCTCTATTATGATACACAGAGCCGTAGACCTACAACAGAAGTCCAGCACAGGAAATGGGAATAGTTTACTTAAAACTTTAGGTTCTAGCTTAAAGAGATTTGGGTTCCACCATCAAGGGGCATCATCCTTGACTTATAACAGCAGTAAATCATGTACTTGGAGAAGATACTAGAAGAATATATTAGATCATTTGATATTGGAGCGAGAATTTAATTTTTACAGGTAGAAGCCCAGTAATACACCAACAGTTCTACTACATTAACTTCTTCttggatatatatataagctAGCAATCTGCAAAATCCTAAAACACCCAAAACTATGGGCTTGTTCTTGTCTTTTGTAGATTTTGCAAAAGCTGATTGTGGAAAGTGATTCTAGAAGTCATCAGAATCAGCTAAAGCTACTCTTTGGTAGATTATGGATTTTAGTTTTTTTGTaattaaaaaaatctaaaatctagATGCAAAGGTGAACaacaaaattatttaaaaaaaaaagactattgAAAACCAGAATCTATAACCAGGTGAAATAATCAAATGAGAAAAAGCCCTATATCATTTCAAGATGCAACTTTCCTTTCTTCATTTCTATTTGTTGTGATACTAATCTTCATCCTTCTACAGCAGATCATACGCACATGGAGGGAAATTATGCAGAGAGCAGTTACGTTACTTTTAAATTTAAAAACTCCCTACTTGAACTGAAGTTACTAATCCTTACCTAGTCCTATAGAAAGGAACAACATTCTATGATTGTCAACATGATACCAGAATCCATAAAAATGTTTGAACTAGGAATTTCCTCAAAGAGTAATACTTGTCTAAAGTGGTATAGCAAAGCAGAAAGCAAGGAATATAACTAATCAAAATACtcataaatcaaacaaatatttgctTACCTGTTGAGTATATTGTAAATAACCAGCATATGCACCATATCCATATAATGAGGGATCTTGTGTGACTCCATATGAATATGCATCATAACCTTGTCCATAACCATAATAAGCACTCCATTGACTAGGATCTGTAGGCTGATTCCAAGTACCAGGTAGATCCTGTCAGTGGTATCAAATAATCAACATCATTTAATAAAGTCCATAACAACACTAAGCTCTTTCTCTCAGTAGATAGATAGTACTCATCACTTGACTCCCCATTACCTTTGCCTTCTTAAAGGATCAATAAGTGTCCTAGTTCTCTGCCTTATTAATTGCTTATCAAAATAACATCAAAGTGGAAAAAAGTATCCTATCCAGTCCATAAAAAATACATTCCAATCCAGGCCAGTGTGATAAAAAAGAAAGTTAATGAAAGTTAATGACAGACACCTGCTTTGCCGTTGGACTCCTTCCCCAAGAAAGACGGACTACTTGTTGCCCAATCACAGCACCCTGCATCCTTTGAATTGCTTCTTCTGCAGATGTCCTGCAAAGATGAATATCAAAAGACAGAAATTTGTCCAGAAAGAAATTGACTAAATGCGTACAAAGGAGAAAATAGGAAATCATGACAATGAAGGACAGCATTCTATGTATGCCAAAACAAACACATACTATATTAGTTATAAACAGCTTTTAAATGCATGAGATGAGATGGCTAAAGAAATCCAACAACCAAACTCAAAGCTTAATTAGTCATTCTACACTACCAGAATAATTCATTCTTATCTTTTAAGTTCTCTTGTTGGGAATGGGAGTAGACAGaattttcttttgtgttttgagtggGAGGAAAGGGGACAATAAGAAAATAATTAGGAATCTCAATTTCAAATAGTCACTATAATGTTTCATAGCGACTGATATACAAGTGCATATGCTTAAGCACACCTTGCAGCAAACTGCACAAAACCACATCCCTTAGCTGCTGGAATTTTGACATAAACAATTTCCCCAAATTGTGAAAAGATTTGTCTCAGTTCATCTTCTGTAATGTTCGCATCAAGATTGCCGACAAATGCCTGCAAATGAAAAAGATAGTTACAGAGAGAAAGGACAAATAAAGGGGCAAAAGCCAAGTGTTTGACTTACAGTGGTGTTGTTTACATCACTGTCGAAAGGAATTGTCTGCGTGGGTGGAGTGTAAATTGGAGTTGGATATATAGCTGCCATAAGAACCAGCTTTAAAATTGAGCTTACCAAAACAACATACTAAAGCACAAAACCAAATCAAGGACTATGCATCTGTGGCAATACAAGCATCCAAAATGCATATGACGCTCAAAAAGCAAATATCAATACCAGATAATGTCAAATCATCTCATAAACTACCTGCCTACATGCCACAAATTGACACAAAAGACAAATTATTCCTACAACAAGTTATTTGTAGTTTCGCTTAACAATCATATTGCCAACAACTCAATGACTAACTATTCTGAACAAATCTTTTAGGATATACTATCAAGAGACTGCACAAAAATCTGAATAGCAAAGATCATTGTTAACGTTGAAATGGCTACTGTCCACTGGCTTTCCAAATTGTTacacaatttcaaaattcattCTGTGTATCTTGAACGAGATGTCACTATTCAATTTACACAACTAGAAAAAAGGAAATTCAATATTGATTTCTACAGAGAGTGCAGATTGGTCAGTTTATTTTCTTTCGCAATGTTCAAGGTAAAATAAGCTTATGTGCTACAAAATCTAAGAACCTGTCCTGTTCTATCCTTACATGGACTCAAGTATGGGTGTTGGTGGTGGCTGCATTTCCAAAGATTGAGGTCTACTGTTTTGAAATTGAAGATTTGAAACACAGACATATTGCTTGCAACATCAATGGAAGATATGTATGAACACAGCACATTTGTTGGAAGGAATAAGATATAATATGTCTGACAAATTTTAAAAGTATGAGGGGTCACATTATAGTTTACCAAGGTAGATAGACTAAAAAACATGAATTTTCTGGGAAGAACAACCTACTTGAGAAGTTCTAgtcaattttaaaaattatgttcaaagttttttatgtttttttccaaaagaatttttggGTAAAACTTAGAAACACCATGCAACCTATCTTATCTTCTCCTCCATAGATCACTTCTCAGATCTCTTTTACAACAATTAGGAAACAATGACCACTCTAGTGCTCCGGCAACGGATTCTCTTCCCCCCACAACCATTCTATAATCATTCTTCATCTGGTTGCATGATCCAGAAAAAGGATGAGCTCTTCTCTTCCTTTCAATGGCACAAATTAGCTGTCTTCTCCTACTTCACCTCCCGTTACACCAGCCATGTCAAGTCACTATCGTGCACCTGTATCTAGGTTATGTTTTATCAACACCATTACTTGCAAAGCAAAGCCACGAGTCCATGTAACATTAAATGCATAGTGAATCACATTATCGAACTTTAATTACAGAATTCCACCAGTTCTTTTTCAAAGGGTGATTCTAATAAGTGAACCAGATTGAACAGAGTACAGTTAAGATAAGTCAAACTTAAATGGATCATTTCAAAAACCtaccctgaggtttctgacaataaCACTAAGTTCAATTGTGGTATCAATAAATCTAACTCCATCCCTTTATATTTCTTTTAAAATCGCCGATgccagaaaaaaaataattcaatATTTTAAACTGGCCAAAAATCATATGTGGAAAAAAACAAATGCAAAACTAACAAAAAGACAGCACCTCCCAATCCCAACAACTCCATGCTCTCTCCTCCCCCCTCCAAAATCCAGCAgtgcaaacaacccaaaaaccCAAAATCGTGGAAAAATCCATGCTCTTTCCATGCCAATATGATTTTAACCTTTTGCCCATACATTCCATCTTCCAAAACCCTTATTTCTTGCTCctcttccccctccccctcccagTGGTTCCaatttctctcttgtttcttcaaAGCCTTTTCTATGCTTTCCAAGACAGGCACACTTCAACAACCACACTTTTCTGTATTTGTTTCCATGCCAAAATTAGGATGAGCAAAAGCTACAAAAAGATTAGACATTCATTTTCCTTTGTGGTCCTTTTAACTTTCGGATGTATGAAAGATGAATGTCTGTGTCTAGGCTTAAGTTCCTGCCAAAGAGAAGACGGGCTAATGAAGGAGCTATATAGTGCTGAGTAAATTGGTTTGTGTTCTTTCATAATTTTGGTGAAAGTAAGTTGGAtctgtagctgagtatgaaaagGTATTTAGGCACGTTAGGAGCGGGCTTAGGTGATGGCAGAGAGATGTGTAGGGTAGGTGAGAGAAGAATGGAAAAGGTAGTGGCAGGACAAAGTTAGAGTAAAAGAGAGAGCCCTGGGTATGGAGAAGGGGTTTGGTAGTTGGGAAAATTGAGGTTATACCATAGCATTCAACTTTTGAGGATAAGTACTGAGTAGTACCATCCTCGGTTTCCTATTTGTCCCTCATCTTTTCTAAATCCAGTGCTACTTTACATAGTTCTAAATATACCATTCTTCATTCGTGAAGACCATCTTAAGCCTCACTCAGAGATAACAATTTCCACCATTCTGCGCACATTTCCACCCAAGAAATCTTAAAGCTTCCCAAGCTGAAAAACCTTCTGATTGTTAAATGGTTTATCATACAATGGTACACGTATTCCCCCCAATTTGTTGCAAACAACACTAAACATATTATCTCTTAATCCAGTGTTTAGAACATCCCAAGTTCTCCATTGCCCTTCTTCAATCTAGTGAACAGGAATGCGCATAGCTCTTTGCTGGAGAGCCTAAACAGAGACTTCTTCATTCGAGGGATTAATACTATGCTAATTTTATTGCTTAATGTCAAAGAAAGCAGCTTCCTGTGAAAAAGGGAATAATGAACTCCcgtacccctttccttttgggCAAATGGTCAAGATTACCTAACTTTGCAAACATGTAAAGTAGCTCAAGGGTGAATTGCATAAAACTGAAAGGAACCTTCGGCAAGATGTGAGAAAAGGTGAAGGTGATTGGTAATCACTGAAACACACTGATGTATTTTACATAGACCAAAGGCAGGAAATAGGCTTCTCAGAACAAGTGGGATAGCAAAGAGACTTGTATCCTTCATCCCTAGATAAGGCAGAAAAAGCCAAAAACCTCTCTTTGTAACATAACTAAAGAATTAAGAGGTAGAACCATTTTGGCCCTCACTGTTTACCGAAGGATGGACGTGCTCCActttattttccaaccattttgaTCCTTTTGACTAATAAAAAAACCTCAAAACTAATTTGATGCAAAATCATTAATGACATATTCCTCCACTCTGTACTAAAATCAGATACACAACTCCAAACTTAACAAAACACTGGATCATAGAACCATTAGCTCCCTCCATAGGTCTTACAAGCATGGTAATATTGTCTTCAATACAGTATCAGTGCTCTTTAGTTTCAGATAAACATTGAACTTCTCAATCTCACTTATAAATATTGCTTCCTCTTACATTCAGGCAGCAGTTAACACTAATCCATGTTTGTAAGTGTTAAATGGATCTCATATAAAGTCAAATTGCataagaagagagagaaaaataatGTTCAACAGCCTATTCTTGAAAAGTTTTCAAACCAAAAGATAAACTTCACAGCTCAGACAAGACGTAATCCTACCTTTAGCTACAGCATACTGTTGTTGCACTGCTGTGGCACTAGTTTTCTTAGGTGTTGCAGCACTAATACGCATTGGCCTGGTTGAGCAATAGGCTCCATTCATTTCAGTCATAGCACGATTCCTTTCAGTTTCATCAGCAAATTTGACAAATCCATATCCCTTGGAACGCCCAGTGCTCGGATCAGTAACAACCTTGGCTCCTCTAACTGATGGATAATGGGCTCTGAACGTCTCTTGCAACAGATAATCAGTGACATCAGGTGCCAAATCACCTACAAAGATTGAATGCTCAGGACCAGCATCAGGGCGTCTATCTCCAATTCCAAAAGATGCCCAGTTCAACCTAAAATTCAGCTCAGTCCCAGGTATTTGTCTGCCATTGTAGGACTGCAAAATCCTTTCAGCGACAGCATGTGCAGTGAACTCCACAAAACCGTAACCCTCTGGTTGACCGGTGATTTTGTTTCGAATAACTTTTATTGATAGAACCTGCAAGGAACAAACTGGGCTTCAGACTTAACTAAATGAAATAATCTCCTCCCCACAGAAGAGAATTTTTCTCAGTTCATAACAAGAACACCTATTTTAACAGCTCTGGTCCATTGATATCCATAAAAGTGTCTACATAAACATACCAATATCTTTAGGATCAGCAATGGCTCACTTTAAAATTTTTCTCATCTAAAGCATCTGCCAAAATCACTGGCTAATCTAACTTCCTCATAGAATGTGTCTAAGAATGCACTGAATGTTCAAAATCCAATGCGTATATGAAAACTCATGCATCAAAGAGAAATTCACAGCTCAGCAAGGTCTATTTGAAACCACAAAAGTTATCTCAAGTCTTAACATGGTTTCAAGAACCTTATTAACTTTTGCTTTGTGTTCATTTACAAAAAATGGGCACAAAAGCCCTTTACAATGACAGCCAAAATACATTATGCACAAACATGGCTGCAAATTGTCTTCACAGTGGAGAGAAAAAGTATGCCCTCTTTTCGCAAATTTTTCCCCATTATAACGACAATATTTGTTGCTATGAATCAAAGGGCACCATTCAATCTCACTTTTGCcaattaaacaaaacaaaaaattctaAGCCTCGATTAACCATTCTTCACatcattatcaaaaaaaaaaaccattctTCACATCAAAAGCACTTTGAAAATTAACCAATTGTAGTGTAAAAACTACCTTACAAAGCTTCAACACAATTGTTTCTACAAATAAAAAGAACAAAGCATAACCTAAATAAGCCTCACCAATAGATggaaagagtttttttttttttttgggtgtttgggGAGGGGGGGAGTGGGGGAGTACCTCGGCGGTGGGAGAGAACCAACTATGGAGATAGGACTCGTCAGCCCAATAGGGCAAGTCACCAATCCAAAGGGTGCGGACTTCTTCGAGGGTTGCCGGTTGATGGTATGGCGGCCCCTGAGAAGGTGCAGTTGCCATTGCCTGCTCTTGTTGCTGGTGGTGCAATTGCGCACTCATTCTTTTCCGACTATATTTAATGAAGTTTCACAACGGTGAGAGCGTGTGTGGAATTTAgaaataattaattataaaatgaattaattttatACAAAAATTT
This sequence is a window from Coffea eugenioides isolate CCC68of chromosome 7, Ceug_1.0, whole genome shotgun sequence. Protein-coding genes within it:
- the LOC113777757 gene encoding polyadenylate-binding protein RBP47B' isoform X1 — translated: MATAPSQGPPYHQPATLEEVRTLWIGDLPYWADESYLHSWFSPTAEVLSIKVIRNKITGQPEGYGFVEFTAHAVAERILQSYNGRQIPGTELNFRLNWASFGIGDRRPDAGPEHSIFVGDLAPDVTDYLLQETFRAHYPSVRGAKVVTDPSTGRSKGYGFVKFADETERNRAMTEMNGAYCSTRPMRISAATPKKTSATAVQQQYAVAKAIYPTPIYTPPTQTIPFDSDVNNTTAFVGNLDANITEDELRQIFSQFGEIVYVKIPAAKGCGFVQFAARTSAEEAIQRMQGAVIGQQVVRLSWGRSPTAKQDLPGTWNQPTDPSQWSAYYGYGQGYDAYSYGVTQDPSLYGYGAYAGYLQYTQQGEGSQDPAAISAAAPALEQREELYDPLATRGVDKLNAAYLAVHGSAILGRPLWQRTSSFTQQPALNLQLSNA
- the LOC113777757 gene encoding polyadenylate-binding protein RBP47B' isoform X2, with product MATAPSQGPPYHQPATLEEVRTLWIGDLPYWADESYLHSWFSPTAEVLSIKVIRNKITGQPEGYGFVEFTAHAVAERILQSYNGRQIPGTELNFRLNWASFGIGDRRPDAGPEHSIFVGDLAPDVTDYLLQETFRAHYPSVRGAKVVTDPSTGRSKGYGFVKFADETERNRAMTEMNGAYCSTRPMRISAATPKKTSATAVQQQYAVAKAIYPTPIYTPPTQTIPFDSDVNNTTAFVGNLDANITEDELRQIFSQFGEIVYVKIPAAKGCGFVQFAARTSAEEAIQRMQGAVIGQQVVRLSWGRSPTAKQPTDPSQWSAYYGYGQGYDAYSYGVTQDPSLYGYGAYAGYLQYTQQGEGSQDPAAISAAAPALEQREELYDPLATRGVDKLNAAYLAVHGSAILGRPLWQRTSSFTQQPALNLQLSNA